GAGGTTTTTTCGGGAAAATATTTAGCAAAGAAGCAGAATACGATTTAGATGCGGTTGCGTTTCTTTTAGATGGAAACGGAAAAGTTGCCAATTTAGGAAGAACGGTTCAAACCAACGATGGTAGACAAATGGGACTTTATGAAGGCGATGTTATTTATTTCAATTCAATGCACCATCCAAGCGGCCATATTTGGTTAACTGGAGATAACAGAACCGGAGCAGGAGATGGAGATGACGAACAAATTATCGTAAAACTAGACCAACTTGACGAGCGTTATCAAAAAATTATTTTTGTGGTGACGATCTATATGGGAAGAAAAAATAATCAGCATTTTGGAATGATTGATAATGCATTTATCCGTGCGGTAGATGCCAGAGGAAAAGAAATTACAAAATACAGTCTTTCCGGTGATGCTAGTATGAATGGAAAATGTTCTATGGTTTTCGCAGAAGCCTACAGGCATAATGGTGACTGGAAATTCCGTGCTTTAGGAGAACCCAATCATTCAGACAGTTTTGTAGATATCCTTAAAAACTATTCTTACTAATTAAAGTATAAACAATTTTAGTACCTGATATTGTTTAACCGCAAAAGCAACAAAAGATTTTAGGATCTGATAAGCTATTCAAAAGCTAACAAAACAGTTAATAAATGAAAATTTTAGATTTTGTAAACTTTTGAATTTCTCTCTTTCCAATCATTTCTTTTGGTTCTTTTGCGGTTAAAAAGCTATTTTAAATTTTTTGTCATGTACTAGAATAAATAATAATAAATAAATTTCATCAAGATTAATCTTTTTTGGAGATTGGTTTTGATGAAATTTTTAAAGTTTCGCATAATGAACAGAAGATTATTGGCGTATTTTCTGCTGGATACCTCCGGCTCGATGAATGGTGAACCTATTCAGGCGCTGAACAATGGTTTCAACGGTTTGATTTCTATGCTCCGTTCAGATCCTCAAGCGATGGATACGCTGTCTTTAAGCGTGACCACTTTTGATCGTGATGTAAAAAATATCATTCCGATGATTGATCTTGCGAGTTTTCATCCGATGGAAATTACTTGTCCCGATAGTGGCCCTACTCATACAGGAGCTGCTTTGGAGCTGGTTTTGGCATTGCTTCAGGTTGATTTAATTAAAGGGTCTACAGAAGTGAAAGGAGACTGGAAACCATTGCTTTTTATTTTTACCGACGGAAAACCTTCAGATATTCAAAAATACAGACAGATGATTCCTGTAATCAAAAATATGGATTTCGGAGTCATTGTAGGTTGTGCTGCAGGACCAAAAGCTGATGAAAGTTTCCTGAAAGAACTCACTGATAATGTCGTAAAACTCGACACAACCGATGCTGCAACCTTATCTTCGTTCTTCAAATGGGTAAGTTCAT
The sequence above is a segment of the Chryseobacterium turcicum genome. Coding sequences within it:
- a CDS encoding TerD family protein, with amino-acid sequence MAINLQKGQTIDLRKNDRGESVYDLSQVTIGLGWDVRKQGGFFGKIFSKEAEYDLDAVAFLLDGNGKVANLGRTVQTNDGRQMGLYEGDVIYFNSMHHPSGHIWLTGDNRTGAGDGDDEQIIVKLDQLDERYQKIIFVVTIYMGRKNNQHFGMIDNAFIRAVDARGKEITKYSLSGDASMNGKCSMVFAEAYRHNGDWKFRALGEPNHSDSFVDILKNYSY
- a CDS encoding vWA domain-containing protein; this translates as MNRRLLAYFLLDTSGSMNGEPIQALNNGFNGLISMLRSDPQAMDTLSLSVTTFDRDVKNIIPMIDLASFHPMEITCPDSGPTHTGAALELVLALLQVDLIKGSTEVKGDWKPLLFIFTDGKPSDIQKYRQMIPVIKNMDFGVIVGCAAGPKADESFLKELTDNVVKLDTTDAATLSSFFKWVSSSITMGGKSQGTGESISLPPPPSELNIII